In a genomic window of Cystobacter fuscus DSM 2262:
- a CDS encoding OmpA/MotB family protein, translating into MRSRLLISLCTFMLTTGCVTQGKYDLAMQNARTLDEQLQAEKAGRTAAEQKVGQLEEQVKGLEAEKEALNTRLNTAEAGLSAGTAERRALEQKNAELTALNQELARSTKKLAEAKEALEKKSAEYENLSKSLEQEIAEGKVELSELKGRMTVNLKDKILFASGSARVGKEGEAALKKVAEALKGVQGKIIRVEGHTDDVPTDPKGPFPTNWELSLARAMAVVRALQDSGVDPTRLSAAGYGPYQPIAANNSPENRSLNRRIEIVLAPGEQAAAAR; encoded by the coding sequence ATGCGGTCCAGGCTGCTGATCTCCCTCTGCACGTTCATGCTCACCACCGGTTGCGTCACCCAGGGCAAGTACGACCTGGCGATGCAGAACGCGCGGACGCTCGATGAACAACTCCAGGCGGAGAAGGCGGGGCGCACGGCGGCCGAGCAGAAGGTGGGGCAGCTGGAGGAGCAGGTGAAGGGGCTGGAGGCGGAGAAGGAGGCGTTGAACACGCGCCTGAACACCGCCGAGGCCGGGCTGTCGGCGGGCACGGCCGAGCGCCGGGCGCTGGAGCAGAAGAACGCGGAGCTGACGGCGCTCAACCAGGAGCTGGCGCGCTCGACGAAGAAGCTCGCCGAGGCCAAGGAGGCGCTGGAGAAGAAGAGCGCCGAGTACGAGAACCTCTCCAAGAGCCTGGAGCAGGAGATCGCCGAGGGCAAGGTGGAGCTGTCCGAGCTCAAGGGCCGGATGACGGTGAACCTCAAGGACAAGATCCTCTTCGCCTCGGGCTCGGCGCGGGTGGGCAAGGAGGGGGAGGCGGCGCTGAAGAAGGTGGCCGAGGCGCTCAAGGGCGTGCAGGGGAAGATCATCCGGGTGGAGGGGCACACGGATGACGTGCCCACGGATCCCAAGGGGCCGTTCCCCACGAACTGGGAGCTGAGCCTGGCGCGGGCGATGGCGGTGGTGCGGGCGCTGCAGGACTCGGGCGTGGATCCGACCCGGCTGTCCGCCGCGGGCTACGGGCCCTACCAGCCCATCGCCGCCAACAACTCGCCGGAGAACCGCAGCCTCAACCGGCGCATCGAGATCGTCCTCGCGCCGGGCGAGCAGGCCGCCGCGGCGCGCTAG